One segment of Rhipicephalus sanguineus isolate Rsan-2018 chromosome 6, BIME_Rsan_1.4, whole genome shotgun sequence DNA contains the following:
- the LOC119397413 gene encoding uncharacterized protein LOC119397413 has protein sequence MVLREDAVPVVQPTRRVPYALRKPLKKELDRMCAANIIEKVEEPSDWYVPGSKLVVADTLSRIPAQEHPGKGTTDVEVHAVGVLTSSVGPATLSRLQAATASDETLQDVILRLQSSIPHTISSPHFPRSNGLAEKGVQVIKRILDKTERSKEDFYLGLLNYRVCPLEDGRSPSELLMGRSLRTLLPDFSVSPPRPVRKHVQAKTPRRSLALLQKGDVVRVLNDGRWEIKAQVQDLVAPRSYTVLTEDGRVFRRNRQHLRKTPEAFCRFSHYNADDSDDTSDSSTSGAIPQGPEPPQGTQDRPPAGTSGLPNTDDFCRRSTRQQRLPSRLTYTHGFQQNETA, from the exons ATGGTGCTTCGAGAGGACGCTGTCCCCGTAGTACAGCCAACCCGGCGCGTGCCTTACGCACTCAGAAAGCCACTCAAGAAAGAGCTCGACCGGATGTGTGCCGCGAACATCATTGAGAAAGTGGAAGAGCCGTCGGACTGG TATGTTCCAGGCAGCAAATTAGTTGTTGCTGACACCTTGTCAAGAATCCCCGCACAGGAACACCCAGGCAAGGGCACAACAGATGTTGAAGTTCATGCTGTTGGCGTCCTTACTTCAAGTGTGGGTCCAGCCACCCTCTCCCGTCTGCAGGCAGCAACGGCCAGTGATGAAACGCTGCAAGATGTCATTTTGAGATTGCAGTCGTCAATCCCA CATACAATTTCAAGTCCGCATTTTCCCAGATCCAACGGACTCGCCGAGAAGGGCGTCCAAGTGATCAAGCGCATTCTGGACAAGACGGAGAGGAGTAAAGAGGATTTCTATTTGGGCCTTCTGAACTACAGGGTGTGTCCTCTTGAGGATGGCCGGTCGCCATCAGAGCTGCTGATGGGACGAAGTCTCAGAACGCTGCTTCCAGATTTCTCAGTGTCACCCCCAAGGCCCGTGCGAAAACATGTGCAAGCAAAGACCCCAAGAAGGTCACTTGCTCTATTACAGAAGGGAGACGTCGTCCGCGTTCTCAATGATGGTAGATGGGAAATAAAAGCACAAGTCCAAGATCTCGTGGCGCCAAGGTCGTACACCGTTCTGACAGAAGATGGCCGGGTTTTCCGTCGAAATAGACAACACCTCCGCAAAACGCCAGAAGCGTTCTGTCGATTCTCCCATTACAACGCCGACGACAGCGACGACACCTCCGATTCATCTACAAGTGGAGCCATACCGCAGGGGCCAGAACCTCCGCAGGGTACGCAGGACCGACCGCCAGCCGGCACCTCAGGCTTACCGAACACTGACGACTTCTGCCGACGATCCACTAGACAACAAAGACTACCATCTCGCCTGACCTACACTCACGGATTCCAGCAGAATGAAACAGCCTAG